A window of Nitrospirota bacterium genomic DNA:
CGAATAGGTGACGCCGCCCCCGATCCCCACGACCGTGACCGGCAAATTTTGATAACACAGGTCGTCGCGAACAAACTCGAACGGCCGAAACAGTGTGAACGTCGCAATGGTGTAGGCAAACGGCTGCAATCCGCGCAGCGCCATGCCGGCGCACATGCCGATCATGATCTGTTCGGAGACCCCGGTGTTTACAAATCTGTCCGGGAAATCTTCGCGAAATTTCTGGATGGAGCCGGCCGGCGAGATATCGGCCACGACTACCGCCAGCCGCTTGTCGCGCTTGCCCGCTTCGTAGAAAGTATCGGCGAACGTATTCCTCACGCGACCACCTCCGCCAACTCGGCCAGCGCCTTTTGGTATTCCTCTTTGCTCGGTGATCGGTAGTGCCAAATGTTCACGTGCTCCATAAAAGAGACGCCTTTGCCCTTGACCGTCCGGCCGACCAACAGGAACGGCTGCCGACCCGAACGGTTCATCACCGCTTCGAACACCGCCTGGGCGTCGTGGCCGTTGACCTCGGCCGCTTCCCACCCGAATGCCCGCGCCTTGTCCAGCACCGGATAAAAAGCCGGATGCCCCTCGCTCATCCGCGCCAGTCCGCCGAAATCGTTGAGGTCCATGAACGCGATGAGGTTCGTGAGCTTCAGGTTGGCGGCCATCATCATGGCTTCCCATGTGGAGCCCTCTTGAAACTCACCGTCGGAGAGCATCACGTAGGTCCGATGGTCGCTCCCCTTGAGTTTCTCGGCATAGGCCATCCCGGTGGCAATCCCCAGCCCGTGGCCGAGTGACCCGGTGGAGGCCTCGATCCCCGGCACGCCGTAGTCCGGGTGCGCACCGAGTTGCCCGGCCGGTGTACAGTACCGATCGAGATCCGTCTTGGCGAGAATGCCCAAGTCTTCAAGAATCACGTACTGGGCGAGGCAACCGTGCCCTTTCGACATGATGAAACTATCGAGGAATCGCCGGGGATTGGTGTGTTGCGGATCCGGCCGCATCAGGACATGGCAGATAAGATCCACCATTTCCAGGCAGGAGAAGGCAGGCGCAACATGTAAGGCCGTCACTTGCTGCGAGATGTCCAGGATGCGACGGCGATAGAACAGACAACGCCTGCGGGCCCCGGCCAGGTCGAGTGTTCGCTCTTTACTGCTCACTGTCATCTCCGTTGGGTTTTCTGCTTTCCGCCTCTCCCTCACCCTAGCCCTTTCCCACCAGGAAGAGAGGGTTTTGGGGAAGCCCCCTCGCCGTCCCCTCTCCTTCAAGTAAAAGGGATTTTGGAGCGAGAGGAGTTTCAGAGAAAGTCTACGCGCGCAGGGTGTAGTCCATGGGCCAGTCTTTTAGGACATCGAGATATTTCATGCCCCACTCGACCATTTCTTTGATGCCCTCTTCGAGGCTGATCTGCGGCTCCCAGCCGACATCGCGCTTGATGGCCGAGGAGTCCAGCCAGTAGCGGGAATCTTGCCCTAGTCGGTCCTCCGTGACCTGGCACAACTGCTCGAACGGGATGCCCATGACCTTGGCCACAGTTTCGACCAATGCCCGGATCGAAATGGGCTTCGGCGGACCGGCGTTGTACACGGTCCCTAGGGGAGCTTTTACTGCCACGAGATGAATGGCGCGAGCTAAATCCCGGGCATGGATATACGACTTTTCGGCGCGACCGCCGCCCTGAAGCGGCAGCTTCCTGCCGGTCAACCCGCAGACCACCGCTTTGGGAATGACACGGTGGAGCAACTGGCCCGGGCAATAGGCATTGGATGGCCTGATTATGTTCATGGGAAACTTGAGAAACTTGTGGACAGAAATCAGATACATATCAAAGGCGACTTTTGAGGCCGCGTAGGGGCTGGTAGGTTTGATCGGCTCATCCTCCTTCGTGGGATGGTCAACGGATCCGTACATCTCCGACGTGCCAATCTGGATGAAGCGTTCAAGCCACGGCCGCTTCATCAGCTCCTCAGCCAGCCGAGCCAGGGCCATGGAGTTGGTCTCAAAAAACCGCCAGGAGTGCCTCCACGACACCGCTCCTTCTCCCTGAGCTGCATAGTTGATAATGACCTGCGGCTTCTCCTTGTCGAGCAACTCCAGTAGCAGGTCCAGCTCGTACGTCACGTGGTAGGCATGGTAGGAGTACCGCTTATCGCCCTTGCCGACGTTCAGCGTGAACGGCTCCGGCCGTGGTGGATTGCGCCCGATGCCGATGACACGTTCCGTGTCCGGCTGTTCGAGCAGATATTTCGAAGTATGAATGCCGAATGACCCTCCACCACCGAGGACTGCGTATCGTTTCATTGCATGTTCTCCAATTTGATTCTCCCCCCTCACCCTCCCCTCTCCCGCCAGGGGAGAGGGTAATCATCGTGCGGTGAGAGGCCCCTCATTCATATCCGACGCCCCCCTTTTTCTCCCTCTCCCTTGATGGGAGAGGGTTGGGGTTAGGGTGACAAACGAGCGACGCGAGGGGGCATTCTACGGAACTCACTCGATGATCGTCCAGTAATAATCCCCTGTGTACCCCGCCTCTTGAAACACCTTCAGCCAGCCGTCCGGGTAATCGTGAAATTCTGCGGTTAGGACCCAGCTTTCGAAAATTTCTTTCTGCTCCGGCGTGTGGTAGCTGTCCACCTGGACGAAGGCCCTTCCGCCGGAGACACGCTGAATCTCCTGCATGACTTTAATCGCCCGCGGTCGAGGAAAATTGTGAACCGTGTTGAGGCTCAGTACCGCATTGAAACTCTTGTCCGGGAAGGGCAGCTTTTCGGCGGTGCCAAGATGCAGACGCCCGATGACCTCCGGTTCGCAGTGCATCAGCGCATAGAGCGAGACATCCAGGCCGAACGCCTCCAGCCCCGGGCAGACTTTCATGAGGTCTTTGACCAGAAACCCCTTGGCGCAGCCGACGTCCAGCACGCGGTCGCCAGGCTTGAGGTCGAAATGCTTAATGATGTCTTCCGCAACCGGAATCCAGCGTCCATCGTAGCGATAGCCGCCATAACCGTATTCGCGCGGCCCGTCGAAATACATCTCCCCGTACTGCTTGGATATGGCGATCACCGCCGGGTCCTTGGCCTCGGCGCGCTTCTGGATGTTGCGCTTGGTCCTCGGCAATCGCGCGAGCAGGTTCACTTCGGCCATATACCTCACCTCTAGCCCCCCCTCACCATCTCCTCTCCCCCTGAGGGGGAGAGGGTCAGGGTGAGGGGGCGTTGCGCACCAACTCCAATCCCTTGGCCAATGGCGTATAGTGAAATGTCGGGAACGCCTTGAGACAGTTGGTGATGTCGAAGAACCGGTGCAGCAGGTGCGGTCTGGGTCCCGGACGCGGTTGGCTCTTCACAGCCACGCCGTACTGCCTGGCGATCATCTGCGCGATGTCATGGAACGAGGTGGAGACCCCGGTAACCACATTGAGCGTACCGGCACTGCGGCGGCTCAGCACGAGCGTTGCAATCCTCGCCACATCGTCCACGAGCACATGGTCGCGCCGCTCTTCGCCTTCGCCGAAAATCATGATCGGCCCGCCTTTCTGGGCCTCCCGCCGGAAACGGTTGGGGCCGTAACCGTTGTGCGGATCATCGGCGCCGTAGATCAGCGTGGGCCGCAGCATGGCCACCGGAGCCTTGGTGGAGTTTTTCAGCATCAGCTCACGGGCCGCATGCATCATGCCGTGAATCGTGGACGGCGCGCACGTTGACTCCTCGGTCACAGGGTTCGCATCATCGGCATAGACCGCGTCGGAGCTGATATACACCAGGTGCGCGATCTCCGTCTCGGCCAGCGCGGCGCAGACCGCCTCGGCCATTTTGAGATTCTGCATCAGCATCGGGACTGTCTTGGCCGGCGCGATCGCCGACACCATGACCACGCTGTCCGACGGCTTGAGCAGGCCTTTCAGCTTTGCCGACGCGCCGTCCGCCAGCAGGTCCAGTTCCTTGCGGGTGAGCGGCAGCGTCGCGACACCGTCAGACTCCAGCCGTTTTCCGATCGCCCCGCCGACGAATCCCCCGGCGCCGAGAATGACGACGCGGGAGGGTTTGGCTGGTTTGGGGTTCAAGTGCTCAAGCACGTGCGGTCTTGCCTCTCATTTTAATTCTCCTCCTCACCCCCTCCCTCTCCTCAGAGAGGAGAGGGAGAATACCTTTTATTTCCCCTCATCCTTTCCCTCCAAGGGGAGAGAGCAGATTCATCCTTTACCCCTCGCCCTTCTAGGGAGAGGGCCGGGGTGAGGGTTGCTCATAGCCTGACCAATGTCCTCCAGTACGCCACCAAGATTTCTCATGACATCATTGTCCCAGTAGCGAAGAACGCGAAACCCTTTGGCTTCCAGAAATGCCGTGCGCTGTCTGTCCGCCTGCTCTTGATCACTATGATGACCACCATCAAGCTCAATGACGACGAAACGCTCAGGGCAGCAGAAATCGACAATATAGGGACCGATCGGATGTTGCCTTCGGAATTTCAGGCCTTGGAACTGACGAGATCGAAGATTCCTCCATAGCACACGCTCTACATCCGTTTGATTTCGTCGCAGGGTCCTTGCAAAGTCATGTTGAGCCCGGCGTTTCGTCTCCACCACCCCTCACCCTCCTCTCTCCCCCTCACCTTTATCCTCTCCCCAGAGGGGAGAGGTATCTTCTAAAATCATCAGGGGAGAGGGGAATGATGAGAGGCGCGCAGCGGCAGAGCGCCGAGCGTGAAATAGTCCAGCCCGGCCGCCGCAACGGCCTTACCGTCCAGGACGCGGTAGGGATCAATGACGGCGCGGCCCGCCATCGTCCGGGCGAGTTGATCGGCCTTGAGGTCGCGGAACACCGGCCACGGCGTCATGATCACCATGGCATCCACGCCCTGTGCGACTTCCAGCGCGGATGCACACGCCGTGACACCGGGATGCCCGGCGGTCGACGCCGGTACGACCGGATCGAAGACCCGCACCCGCCAGGGTGTGAGATGAGCGATCAAAGCCAGCGCGGGCGAGTTCTTGGTCGAATGGGTGTTTTCTTTATAGGCCAGACCCAGCACGCCGATGACCGCCTTCGGATTCTCCGCCAATACGTGCTCGTGCAGAATTCGGAGCGCCCAGTCGCGCCGGTGACGGCTGTTCCACAGGAAGGATTTGATCAGCCCGGCTTCACTTCCCGTCGCTTCCGTGAGATGCAACACCGTCGCCAGATCCCGTTCTAAATTGCCGCCGGCCAACCCCAAGCCCGGTGCGAGATAGGCGTGCGGCCCGATGCGTTTGTCGAGCTTGAGCGCCGGCGCGATCTCGGACCAGTCGGCGCCGATCCGCTCGCTGAGGTCGGCCAGCGTGTTGGCGACGGTGACGGAGGCGACCAGGCAGCAGTTGATCGCGATCTTGGCCATCTCGGCGCTTTCGTACCGCATGGGCAGGATCGGACAACCGAAGGCTGAAAGAAACTGTTGGTAGGCCCTGGGCAATGGCTGGTCGGAATCCGCGCATCCGACAATGAATCGTTCCGGATGCATGGCCCGCTCCACTGCTCGGCCGAAAATCAGCGTCTCGACCTGATAGTAGAGCCGATTCTTGGGCAGCGGAAGGCTGCGTGTGAAGCCCGGCGGGACCTGACAGAGAATCACGAGGACCGTATCTTGCGCCAGCGCCGTTGCGACTTGCTCGGTCAAGACTCGGATTCCTGACAGGTCACTCTGTGCATGATCGTCGGTCGGCACATCGGCGGCAACGTACACGACGTCGCAGCGCGCTAGCTCGCGGGCATCGGCGGTATAGCCGATGACACCGGCATGCTGCCGGAGAAGCTCCGGCAGACCCGGCTCACTGACGGGCAACCGGCCGCTTCGGAGCCGTGCGACCAACGCAGGATCGGGATCAAAACAGACGGTCTCAAATCCTCGTCCGACCGATGCGGCCGCGGAGTTGATGCCGAGATGGGTCATGCCCGCGAAACCGATGACGGGTTTCATGATCGCGATCCGTGATGCATCAAATTCTCCCTCACCCTAGCCATTGCCCACCGGGGGGAGAGGCCGAAGATTCCGGGCGATGACGAACTCATCGCTTCCCCTCGCCCCTTCGGGGAGAGGGCGGAGTGAGGGGGCGATTGGGGCTACTGCTCGCTATCGCTTCTTCACTCAGCCTTCTCAGGAGGCGATTCAGCCATCGATCATTGGACAAATCGGTCTGCGTGCCCCGTTCGCAGAGGGACTTGA
This region includes:
- a CDS encoding transketolase, with translation MSSKERTLDLAGARRRCLFYRRRILDISQQVTALHVAPAFSCLEMVDLICHVLMRPDPQHTNPRRFLDSFIMSKGHGCLAQYVILEDLGILAKTDLDRYCTPAGQLGAHPDYGVPGIEASTGSLGHGLGIATGMAYAEKLKGSDHRTYVMLSDGEFQEGSTWEAMMMAANLKLTNLIAFMDLNDFGGLARMSEGHPAFYPVLDKARAFGWEAAEVNGHDAQAVFEAVMNRSGRQPFLLVGRTVKGKGVSFMEHVNIWHYRSPSKEEYQKALAELAEVVA
- a CDS encoding GDP-mannose 4,6-dehydratase produces the protein MKRYAVLGGGGSFGIHTSKYLLEQPDTERVIGIGRNPPRPEPFTLNVGKGDKRYSYHAYHVTYELDLLLELLDKEKPQVIINYAAQGEGAVSWRHSWRFFETNSMALARLAEELMKRPWLERFIQIGTSEMYGSVDHPTKEDEPIKPTSPYAASKVAFDMYLISVHKFLKFPMNIIRPSNAYCPGQLLHRVIPKAVVCGLTGRKLPLQGGGRAEKSYIHARDLARAIHLVAVKAPLGTVYNAGPPKPISIRALVETVAKVMGIPFEQLCQVTEDRLGQDSRYWLDSSAIKRDVGWEPQISLEEGIKEMVEWGMKYLDVLKDWPMDYTLRA
- a CDS encoding methyltransferase domain-containing protein yields the protein MAEVNLLARLPRTKRNIQKRAEAKDPAVIAISKQYGEMYFDGPREYGYGGYRYDGRWIPVAEDIIKHFDLKPGDRVLDVGCAKGFLVKDLMKVCPGLEAFGLDVSLYALMHCEPEVIGRLHLGTAEKLPFPDKSFNAVLSLNTVHNFPRPRAIKVMQEIQRVSGGRAFVQVDSYHTPEQKEIFESWVLTAEFHDYPDGWLKVFQEAGYTGDYYWTIIE
- a CDS encoding NAD(P)-dependent oxidoreductase; translation: MLEHLNPKPAKPSRVVILGAGGFVGGAIGKRLESDGVATLPLTRKELDLLADGASAKLKGLLKPSDSVVMVSAIAPAKTVPMLMQNLKMAEAVCAALAETEIAHLVYISSDAVYADDANPVTEESTCAPSTIHGMMHAARELMLKNSTKAPVAMLRPTLIYGADDPHNGYGPNRFRREAQKGGPIMIFGEGEERRDHVLVDDVARIATLVLSRRSAGTLNVVTGVSTSFHDIAQMIARQYGVAVKSQPRPGPRPHLLHRFFDITNCLKAFPTFHYTPLAKGLELVRNAPSP
- a CDS encoding endonuclease domain-containing protein, which encodes MVETKRRAQHDFARTLRRNQTDVERVLWRNLRSRQFQGLKFRRQHPIGPYIVDFCCPERFVVIELDGGHHSDQEQADRQRTAFLEAKGFRVLRYWDNDVMRNLGGVLEDIGQAMSNPHPGPLPRRARGKG
- a CDS encoding nucleotide sugar dehydrogenase — translated: MKPVIGFAGMTHLGINSAAASVGRGFETVCFDPDPALVARLRSGRLPVSEPGLPELLRQHAGVIGYTADARELARCDVVYVAADVPTDDHAQSDLSGIRVLTEQVATALAQDTVLVILCQVPPGFTRSLPLPKNRLYYQVETLIFGRAVERAMHPERFIVGCADSDQPLPRAYQQFLSAFGCPILPMRYESAEMAKIAINCCLVASVTVANTLADLSERIGADWSEIAPALKLDKRIGPHAYLAPGLGLAGGNLERDLATVLHLTEATGSEAGLIKSFLWNSRHRRDWALRILHEHVLAENPKAVIGVLGLAYKENTHSTKNSPALALIAHLTPWRVRVFDPVVPASTAGHPGVTACASALEVAQGVDAMVIMTPWPVFRDLKADQLARTMAGRAVIDPYRVLDGKAVAAAGLDYFTLGALPLRASHHSPLP